TACCTGGAAGAACGATTCAGTCGTGCCGTGCGATGGCTCGCCTCGGCACTGTTCGTCCTCTTCATGGTGAGCCGCATCGCCATCGTCCTCTTCCTCCCCTCACTGGCACTCAACGCCGTCACGGGATTCAACATCTACCTATCTATCCTCATCATGGGCATCGTCACCATCATCTACAGCACCAGCGGCGGCATGGAGGCGGTGGTGTGGGGCGACGTGATCCAGGGTTTCATATTGGTCTTCGGTGCCATCGCCGCCTTCATCTTCATGATCATGGGCATCGAGGGGGGGCTGGGTGAGTTCTGGAGCACCTCGGTCGACTTCCACAAGTTCCGCACCTTCGACTTCAGGTTCGACTTCACACAGCCGGTCTTCTGGGTGGTGCTCATCGGCGGCGTGGCTAACTCGCTGATCACTTACACCAGCGACCAGTCCATCGTGCAGCGATACATGAGCACCAAAGATGAGAAGGCCACCGCCCGCAGCATCTGGCTCAACGGCATCCTGAGCGTGCCGGTCACCATCCTCTTCTTCCTGATCGGTACCGGCCTCTTCGCCTTCTACCACGACAATCCCTCGCTGATGATGGTGAGCAATCCCAACATCGACTCGGTCTTCCCGCAGTTCATCGTTTCTGAGATGCCGGTAGGATTCGCGGGACTGCTCATCGCCGCCATCTTCGCCGCGGCAATGTCGACGCTCTCCTCCAACATCAACTCCTCCTCGGCGGTGATCACCTCCGACTTCTTCAAGACCCTCTTCCCGGGGCGCTCCTTCACCTCGCAGATGAAGGTGGCACGCTGGTCCGGCATCATCTGCGGACTCCTGGGACTGGGCATGGCGCTGGTGCTGGCCACATGGAACATCGCCTCGCTATGGGATCAGTTCAACACCTTCCTGGGGCTGCTCACCAGCGGACTGGGGGCCCTCTTCATCCTGGGCATCTTCTTCCCCCGCGTGGGATCGGGAGCAGCCCTCAGCGGTGTGATTGCCGGGTTGATCATACTCCTTTGGATCAGGGCTCACAGCCCCATCTCCTTCCTGCTCTACGGCTTCCTGGGCATGACATCCGGAATCCTGATCGCCGTGGCGGTGAGCTACCTGCTGCCCAACAAAAAGGAGGTTAGACGCTACACCTGGCGGGGAATGAAGAAATAAAGTGGATAAGTTGGTTTGTTTATTGTTCATGGCTAATAAGAAAATGCTGAATACTGAATGCTAAAAATGTAAACATATGCAATTCGAAAAAATCAAAGGTTTAATTGTGGCTCCCTTCACCCCTTTCGACAAAAAGGGTGAACTGGACCTGGCTCCGGTGGCTGACTATGCCGCCATGTTGCAGAAAAATGGACTGAAAGGAGTGTTCATCAACGGCTCCTCGGGTGAGGGTTATATGCTCACGGTGGATGAAAGGCTGAAGCTGGCAGAGAAATGGATTTCTGTAGCCCCGGAGGGATTCAAGGTAATTGTACACGTGGGAGCCACCTGCATCAAGGATAGCTACCACATGGCACAACATGCCCAGGAAATCGGTGCCTTCGGCATCGGCGCCATGGCATCACCCTTCCCCAAGGCAGGACGAGTGGAGGAGCTGGTGAAGTATTGCGAGGAGATCGCGTGCGGTGCACCCAACCTCCCCTTCTACTTCTACCACATCCCGGCATTGAACGGAGTCTTCCTACCCATGTTACCTTTCCTTCAGGAGGCTGAAGGCCTCATTCCCAATCTGGCTGGTATCAAGTTCACCTATGAGAGCCTCTACGAGTACAACCAATGCATGCGCTACAAGGAGGGCAAGTTCGACATGCTGCACGGACAGGATGAGACCATCCTCTCCGCGCTGGTGATGGGAGGTGCACAGGGCGGCATCAGCGGCACCGGCAGCTACATCGGCCGTTCGCTGGTGGGCGTGATCGACGCATACAACAGCGGCAACATTGAAGAGGCGGTCGCCCACCAGAACTATGCACAGGAGGTGATCAACGTCATCGCCCGCTACAGGGGCAATATTGTGGCCGGCAAACGAATCATGAAGCTGATCGGACTGGATCTGGGCATCAACCGCACTCCCTTCCGCAACATCAGCGATCAGGAAGAGGCAGCAATCAAAAATGAGCTGGAAGCAATCGGTTTCTTTGACCGGTGCAACAGATTCTGAAAAGTGTCGTGCAGCAAAACTGCACCAAAATAGAGATAAGGGAGGGCAGAAAAAAAAAGAGACCGTCTCATGTTGTATGATGAGACGGCCTCACAGCCTGCTTGTAAAGCAGGGTCAATAGGCTTTTTGTCAGTCGAACATCTTCCTGAACTTGTTAAAGACGCTTTTGCGTGCGGAGGCTGAAGGAACAAAGCTCTCCGATTTGTTCATATCCTCCAACTGTTTGCGTTCCTTGTCAGTGAGGTTCTCCGGTACGTAGACATTCACGTTGATCAACTCGTCGCCCCTACCGTAGCCGTTCACGGATGGCAGCCCCTTGTTGCGCAGGCGGAGCACCTTGCCCGGTTGTGTACCCGGGTCGATCTTCACCTTCGCAATTCCGTCGATGGTGGGCACCTCCACGGTCCCCCCCAGCGCGGCCGTCGGAAAGCTAAGGAAGAGGTTGAAAATCACATCATTCTCGTCGCGAATCAGGTTGGGGTCCTGCTCCTCCTCGATTACGATGAGCAGATCACCGTTCACGCCACCTCTGCGAGCGGCATTGCCCTTGCCTGACATGGAGAGCTGCATCCCTTCGGCCACGCCGGCAGGAATACGAATGGAGATCACCTCCTCCTCACGCACGATGCCCTCACCGTTACAGTGGGCACACTTCTTGGAGATTGTCTTGCCCTCACCGTTACAGGTGGGGCAGGTGGATGAGGTCTGCATCTGTCCCAGAATGGTGTTGGCCACGCGTGTGACCACGCCGGAACCGTTGCAGGTAGCGCAGGTAGACTGTGAAGTACCATGCTCCGAGCCATTGCCTTCACAATGTGAGCAGGATACATATTTCTTCACCTTGATCTTCTTCTCCACACCGTTGAGAATCTCCTTGAGCGTGAGCTTCACCTTTACCCTCAGGTCAGATCCACGGTTCACTCGCCGGCCGCGTTGGCTGCCGCCAAAGCCACCGAAGCCGCCAAAACCGCCAAAATGGCCACCGAAGATGTCGCCAAATTGCGAGAAGATGTCATCCATCGACATGCCACCTCCAAATCCACCGCCGGAGGCAGCACCACCCACTCCGGCATGGCCGAACTGGTCGTAACGGGCACGTTTGTTCTCGTCGCTCAACACCTCATAAGCTTCTGCAGCTTCTTTAAACTTCTCCTCAGCCTCCTTATCACCCGGGTTTTTGTCGGGGTGGAACTGAATCGCTTTCTTCCTGTAGGCTTTCTTGATCTCCTCGGCAGAAGCGCTCTTGGGTATCTCAAGTATCTCGTAAAAATCTCTCTTTGTTGCCATCTTATTCCCCCACGATCACTTTTGGGAACCGTATGATCTTCTCATTCAGTTCATATCCTTTCTGTATGCAGTCGATCACCATCCCTTTCTGCGCCTCTTCCTGAGCCGGGATGGTTGTCACCGCCTCAAACCGGTCGGCATCAAACGGTTGTCCGATTGATTCGATCTCCTTCACGCCATGCTGACCAAGGAAGGTGATGAACTTGCCGTAGATCAGGTCCATTCCTTCCAGCATCGCATCCTTGTCTTCAGCTGCGTGCAGTGCGGTGAGTGCCCTTTCAAAATCGTCCACCAGCCCGATGATATCGACCAATACCCGCTCACCGCCGTTTTTAATCAAATCGGCTTTCTCTTTCAATGTCCGTTTCCGGAAGTTGTCAAACTCGGCATGCAGTCGCAGGTAACTGTTGTTCAGCTCATCATATTTATCCTGCAGTTGGGGTAGCTCATCCGTCAACGGATGCTCATCTTCTGCCATGTTGTCCTCATTTGCTGCACCCACAGGTTCATCCTGTAGAAATGCAGCCTCCTCAATGATTTCTTCCTCCCTCTCAATGGGATCCTTTTGCGTATGTTTATTTTTTGTCATATCGATTGTTATTCTTTTACTACGGATGATCACTGCAAATAGTTTGCCAAAAAAATGGAGCCAAGAGACCAAATGGCTTTTCTAGAGGAACAGTTCACACCACTCGTCGAAGATTTCCACCTGGTGCCAGCCGTGACGGCTCAACGACTGCCGGATCTTTTTCACCGGCTTCTCTCTGCCCAGTTGCGATTTGGAAAAAAATTTGTCTGCAAAGCAGATGATCTGCTCCTCCAGGCTTACCGGCCGCATATCCCGGTGCGGGATGGGCAGCTTCCGGTTGATGATGGTCTCCAAACTAAGGCCCGTGCCTGTATGACGTTCGCACACCAGTCCATGCTTCGGGTACCCCTCATCTGTCAGCAACTCACGACCCAGGAAGCCGTGACAGATGTAGGGATGGGTTCCCTCGCAGGCAATGTGGGGTGCTTTGGTGAGATAGATGCCGATGTCATGGAGCATTCCCGCCTCTTCGATGAAACGCACATCGACCGCCAACTCCGGATGCCTTGCGGCAATGGAAAGTGCCTTGTTGGTCACATCGGAGGTGTGAGACAGATAGATGTCGTACAGTTTCGTACCCTTGCGGTAATATTTCTCAATAATCGTTTCGGGATTCATAAATCGCGATTTTCCATCAGCCCACAAAATTACGATAAAAATTTGGAACTGTTCAGAGCGGCACCACGTACTTCTTCATCGCCTCATCCTGAAGTGAACGGGGCACCGCTGCCTTTACCTCATCGATGATAATATTGAGCAGGCGTTCACGGAAGAACTCCTTGCGGGTGATCAGGCTCACCTCCCTGACAGGTGTATTTTTCCTGAAGGGGCGTACATTCTTGCGTTGCGTCTCGCTCAGATTGGCTAGCGCCATCTCCGGGATCACTGTCAAACCTTCGTTCTGATCAACAATGTTGATCAGTGTATCAATGCTGCCTGCCTCATAGGAGAAAATCGACTGATTGTTGCGTCGTTTTTTGAGGTTGCAGAGGTGGAGGATTTGTGTCCGAAAGCAATGCACTTCGTCAAGCAGCCACAGCTTTGCAGTTGTGAGGTCGCTCTCCTCGAGCGATGTCTTGGCATAGAGCGCCTTCTCCTGGGGTGAGACATAAGCCAAGAACTGTTCGTAGTAGATGGGGTGCTCGGTGATGCCTGCCTCTTTGAGTGGTGTGGCCAGTATACCACCATCAATGGTGTCATTGGCCAGTCCCCTGAGAATCTGGTCTGTGGTCAGCTCCGAGATCACGATACGGATGTCGTAGTGGCTGTCGCGGTGCACCTGCATCAGTTTGGGCAGGAGATAAGTCGAGATGGTGGGGATGATGGCCAGGCGGAACATTCCTTTTACGATTCCTTTCTCCTCCTGGATGATCTCCTTGATCTGGTTCACCTGTGCCAACGCTTGTCGCGCCTGGTTGATCACCTTGGTCCCGATCTCGGTAGGTTGTACCGGCAACTGTGATCGATCGAAGATCTTAACTCCCAGCTCATCCTCCAGCTTCTGGATCATCATGCTCAGGGTGGGTTGGGTCACGAACGATGCTTCTGCCGCCTTTGAGAAATGGCGGTAGTTGTCCACCGCGATAATGTATTCAAGTTGCTGTATGTTCATCCTACTGTTTGTAATCCGAGAAATATTTCATGAACTGCACACGCTCATAGAGCGAAGGGTTTTTGATGTTGGAATAGTGCAGCTTTCCCCTGAAAGCATCAATCGTTTCATAGTTATTCTGCGCCATCCATTCCTCCATGCAGGTGAGCATTTCTGTTACTGCTCCTGGTCCCTGATCGTAGAGCATGCTGCAGAGCTGGATGCCTCCCGCACCTGCAAGAATTCCCTTCACGGCATCTTCCCAGCCATGCACCCCGTAGGAGCAGGCAATATCGAAGTTGGGGACGCGACCCGCTACAATGGCGGTCCAGCGAAGCGTGTCACTAAAATCGGCAGGATTGCTGAAGACCGGTCCGGAGACAATCTCCATGTTGGTGATATCAATGTCTAGCTGGTAGAAACGGTTGAAAAGGACCACTCCGTTTGCACCCAGTGCCTTGAGTTTGGCTACAAGACCAGGCAGGTTGCTGATGTTCTTCGCCATCTTGATCACCAGGGGGATGGAGAGCTGCTTCTTTAGCTCCCGAACGATGTTGACATATGACTCCTCCAGCCAGGTATCACCATACTCTCCGGCGTTGAGCAGGAAGATGT
This genomic window from Dysgonomonadaceae bacterium zrk40 contains:
- a CDS encoding nucleotide exchange factor GrpE; protein product: MTKNKHTQKDPIEREEEIIEEAAFLQDEPVGAANEDNMAEDEHPLTDELPQLQDKYDELNNSYLRLHAEFDNFRKRTLKEKADLIKNGGERVLVDIIGLVDDFERALTALHAAEDKDAMLEGMDLIYGKFITFLGQHGVKEIESIGQPFDADRFEAVTTIPAQEEAQKGMVIDCIQKGYELNEKIIRFPKVIVGE
- a CDS encoding dihydrodipicolinate synthase family protein, producing the protein MQFEKIKGLIVAPFTPFDKKGELDLAPVADYAAMLQKNGLKGVFINGSSGEGYMLTVDERLKLAEKWISVAPEGFKVIVHVGATCIKDSYHMAQHAQEIGAFGIGAMASPFPKAGRVEELVKYCEEIACGAPNLPFYFYHIPALNGVFLPMLPFLQEAEGLIPNLAGIKFTYESLYEYNQCMRYKEGKFDMLHGQDETILSALVMGGAQGGISGTGSYIGRSLVGVIDAYNSGNIEEAVAHQNYAQEVINVIARYRGNIVAGKRIMKLIGLDLGINRTPFRNISDQEEAAIKNELEAIGFFDRCNRF
- a CDS encoding hydrogen peroxide-inducible genes activator, translated to MNIQQLEYIIAVDNYRHFSKAAEASFVTQPTLSMMIQKLEDELGVKIFDRSQLPVQPTEIGTKVINQARQALAQVNQIKEIIQEEKGIVKGMFRLAIIPTISTYLLPKLMQVHRDSHYDIRIVISELTTDQILRGLANDTIDGGILATPLKEAGITEHPIYYEQFLAYVSPQEKALYAKTSLEESDLTTAKLWLLDEVHCFRTQILHLCNLKKRRNNQSIFSYEAGSIDTLINIVDQNEGLTVIPEMALANLSETQRKNVRPFRKNTPVREVSLITRKEFFRERLLNIIIDEVKAAVPRSLQDEAMKKYVVPL
- a CDS encoding dihydroorotate dehydrogenase-like protein, yielding MVTLETTFAGLKLKNPLIAASSGLTNSMTKIRELEDAGIGAVVLKSLFEEQIESHSGKLAQLTDYPEAADYINAYVEMNHTEKYLDLIRSAKAECEVPIVASINCYKQSRWIEFARNVQEAGADALELNIFLLNAGEYGDTWLEESYVNIVRELKKQLSIPLVIKMAKNISNLPGLVAKLKALGANGVVLFNRFYQLDIDITNMEIVSGPVFSNPADFSDTLRWTAIVAGRVPNFDIACSYGVHGWEDAVKGILAGAGGIQLCSMLYDQGPGAVTEMLTCMEEWMAQNNYETIDAFRGKLHYSNIKNPSLYERVQFMKYFSDYKQ
- a CDS encoding HD domain-containing protein yields the protein MNPETIIEKYYRKGTKLYDIYLSHTSDVTNKALSIAARHPELAVDVRFIEEAGMLHDIGIYLTKAPHIACEGTHPYICHGFLGRELLTDEGYPKHGLVCERHTGTGLSLETIINRKLPIPHRDMRPVSLEEQIICFADKFFSKSQLGREKPVKKIRQSLSRHGWHQVEIFDEWCELFL
- the dnaJ gene encoding molecular chaperone DnaJ; the protein is MATKRDFYEILEIPKSASAEEIKKAYRKKAIQFHPDKNPGDKEAEEKFKEAAEAYEVLSDENKRARYDQFGHAGVGGAASGGGFGGGMSMDDIFSQFGDIFGGHFGGFGGFGGFGGSQRGRRVNRGSDLRVKVKLTLKEILNGVEKKIKVKKYVSCSHCEGNGSEHGTSQSTCATCNGSGVVTRVANTILGQMQTSSTCPTCNGEGKTISKKCAHCNGEGIVREEEVISIRIPAGVAEGMQLSMSGKGNAARRGGVNGDLLIVIEEEQDPNLIRDENDVIFNLFLSFPTAALGGTVEVPTIDGIAKVKIDPGTQPGKVLRLRNKGLPSVNGYGRGDELINVNVYVPENLTDKERKQLEDMNKSESFVPSASARKSVFNKFRKMFD